One genomic window of Chiloscyllium punctatum isolate Juve2018m chromosome 23, sChiPun1.3, whole genome shotgun sequence includes the following:
- the thyn1 gene encoding thymocyte nuclear protein 1 isoform X2, producing MSPKNKKRGGNGKSKLIEPAAKSAKKELDNSTEDVTKKSSTSDSRKAAKSSVEDKGNKEAHSFWLMKSEPESRIENGVDVKFGVEDLKAQQNQTACWDGVRNYQARNFMKDMKLGQLAFFYHSNCKEPGIAALVKVVKESYIDHTQFDKKDPHYDPRSTKQNPKWFMVDVQFVRMMKRYISLAELKRHHQEHKTKDGPLKNMALFTRARLSVQPVTKEEFDFVLSLEDQKPT from the exons ATGTCTCCAAAAAACAAAAAACGTGGTGGAAATGGAAAATCAA AATTAATTGAACCAGCTGCCAAATCTGCTAAAAAAGAACTGGATAACTCAACTGAAGATGTAACTAAAAAAAGTTCAACCAGTGACAGTAGAAAGGCAGCAAAGTCATCTGTAGAGGATAAAGGCAACAAAGAGGCACATAGCTTTTGGCTGATGAAATCAGAACCAGAAAGCCGAATTGAAAATGGTGTTGATGTGAAG TTTGGAGTTGAGGATTTGAAGGCACAACAAAATCAGACGGCATGCTGGGATGGTGTTCGGAACTACCAG GCTCGAAATTTCATGAAAGATATGAAGTTGGGACAGCTGGCCTTTTTCTACCACAGCAATTGCAAAGAGCCTGGAATTGCTGCACTTGTCAAG GTCGTAAAGGAATCTTACATTGATCACACACAGTTTGACAAGAAAGATCCTCATTATGATCCTAGAAGCACAAAGCAAAATCCAAAGTGGTTCATG GTGGATGTGCAATTTGTGAGGATGATGAAACGTTACATCTCTCTGGCTGAATTGAAGAGACACCATCAAGAACATAAAACAAAAGATGGTCCACTGAAAAACATGGCACTGTTTACCAGGGCTAGGCTTTCTGTGCAGCCAGTAACCAAAG AGGAGTTTGACTTTGTACTGAGCCTTGAAGACCAAAAGCCAACTTAA
- the thyn1 gene encoding thymocyte nuclear protein 1 isoform X1, translating to MSPKNKKRGGNGKSIELIEPAAKSAKKELDNSTEDVTKKSSTSDSRKAAKSSVEDKGNKEAHSFWLMKSEPESRIENGVDVKFGVEDLKAQQNQTACWDGVRNYQARNFMKDMKLGQLAFFYHSNCKEPGIAALVKVVKESYIDHTQFDKKDPHYDPRSTKQNPKWFMVDVQFVRMMKRYISLAELKRHHQEHKTKDGPLKNMALFTRARLSVQPVTKEEFDFVLSLEDQKPT from the exons ATGTCTCCAAAAAACAAAAAACGTGGTGGAAATGGAAAATCAA TAGAATTAATTGAACCAGCTGCCAAATCTGCTAAAAAAGAACTGGATAACTCAACTGAAGATGTAACTAAAAAAAGTTCAACCAGTGACAGTAGAAAGGCAGCAAAGTCATCTGTAGAGGATAAAGGCAACAAAGAGGCACATAGCTTTTGGCTGATGAAATCAGAACCAGAAAGCCGAATTGAAAATGGTGTTGATGTGAAG TTTGGAGTTGAGGATTTGAAGGCACAACAAAATCAGACGGCATGCTGGGATGGTGTTCGGAACTACCAG GCTCGAAATTTCATGAAAGATATGAAGTTGGGACAGCTGGCCTTTTTCTACCACAGCAATTGCAAAGAGCCTGGAATTGCTGCACTTGTCAAG GTCGTAAAGGAATCTTACATTGATCACACACAGTTTGACAAGAAAGATCCTCATTATGATCCTAGAAGCACAAAGCAAAATCCAAAGTGGTTCATG GTGGATGTGCAATTTGTGAGGATGATGAAACGTTACATCTCTCTGGCTGAATTGAAGAGACACCATCAAGAACATAAAACAAAAGATGGTCCACTGAAAAACATGGCACTGTTTACCAGGGCTAGGCTTTCTGTGCAGCCAGTAACCAAAG AGGAGTTTGACTTTGTACTGAGCCTTGAAGACCAAAAGCCAACTTAA
- the anapc13 gene encoding anaphase-promoting complex subunit 13, giving the protein MDSEVQRDGRILDLIDDAWREDKLPYEDVEIPLSELPEPEQDNGGTTESINEQDMKWTDLALQNLHENTPSAGS; this is encoded by the exons ATGGACAGTGAAGTACAAAGAGATGGCAGAATTCTGGACCTTATTGATGATGCATGGCGTGAGGACAAACTGCCGTATGAAGATGTGGAAATACCACTA AGTGAACTTCCAGAACCTGAACAGGATAATGGAGGAACGACTGAATCTATTAATGAACAAGATATGAAATGGACTGATCTAGCTCTACAAAACCTGCATGAAAATACCCCCTCTGCAGGAAGCTAA